In one window of Burkholderia cenocepacia DNA:
- the gabP gene encoding GABA permease: MSGSNTGLGTGLKQRHVTMMSIAGVIGAGLFVGSGHAIAEAGPASILAYAIAGVLVVLVMRMLGEMAVAHPDSGSFSTYADRAIGHWAGFTIGWLYWWFWVLVIPIEATAAATILNAWFPGIATWIFALGITLLLTVTNLFSVKNYGEFEFWFALIKVVAIVVFLCIGGAAIVGIIPAPAVSGVSNLFVHDGFMPHGASAVLAAMLTTMFSFLGTEIVTIAAAESDNPQRQIVRATNSVIWRITLFYLGSILVVAAIVPWNDPLLPKHGSYQRAMELIGVPNAKAIIDVIVLVSVASCLNSALYTASRMLFSLSRRKDAPAFLHRTDSTGTPRAAVLASTAFGFLTVIANYLMPEQVFGFLLATSGAIALLVYLVIAISQLRMRKTLESGGADLTLRMWLFPWLTWAVILFICGTLTVMFVSEEHRMEVGATAVLALIVLLASWLNKRGRDARANAGRRVSAT, translated from the coding sequence GATGTCGATTGCCGGCGTGATCGGCGCGGGCTTGTTCGTCGGCTCCGGCCACGCGATCGCGGAAGCCGGGCCGGCATCGATACTCGCGTATGCGATTGCGGGCGTGCTGGTCGTGCTGGTGATGCGCATGCTCGGCGAAATGGCCGTCGCGCATCCGGACAGCGGGTCGTTCTCGACCTATGCCGATCGCGCGATCGGCCACTGGGCCGGCTTCACGATCGGCTGGCTGTACTGGTGGTTCTGGGTGCTGGTGATCCCGATCGAGGCGACCGCCGCTGCGACCATCCTCAATGCGTGGTTCCCGGGCATCGCGACGTGGATCTTCGCGCTCGGCATCACGCTGCTGCTCACCGTCACCAATCTCTTCTCCGTCAAGAACTACGGCGAATTCGAATTCTGGTTCGCGCTGATCAAGGTCGTCGCGATCGTCGTGTTCCTGTGCATCGGCGGTGCGGCGATCGTCGGCATCATTCCGGCGCCGGCCGTGTCGGGCGTGTCGAACCTGTTCGTGCACGACGGCTTCATGCCGCACGGCGCGAGCGCGGTGCTCGCGGCGATGCTGACGACGATGTTCTCGTTCCTCGGCACCGAGATCGTGACGATCGCGGCCGCCGAATCGGACAACCCGCAACGCCAGATCGTGCGCGCGACCAACTCGGTCATCTGGCGTATCACGCTGTTCTATCTCGGCTCGATCCTCGTCGTCGCGGCCATCGTGCCGTGGAACGACCCGCTGCTGCCGAAGCACGGCTCGTATCAGCGCGCGATGGAGCTGATCGGCGTCCCGAACGCGAAGGCGATCATCGACGTGATCGTGCTCGTGTCGGTCGCGAGCTGCCTGAATTCGGCGCTGTACACCGCGTCGCGGATGCTGTTCTCGCTGTCCCGGCGCAAGGACGCGCCCGCCTTCCTGCATCGCACCGATTCGACCGGCACGCCGCGTGCGGCCGTGCTTGCGTCGACCGCGTTCGGCTTCCTGACCGTGATCGCGAACTACCTGATGCCGGAGCAGGTGTTCGGCTTCCTGCTCGCGACGTCGGGCGCGATCGCGCTGCTCGTGTATCTCGTGATCGCGATCTCGCAACTGCGGATGCGCAAGACGCTCGAATCGGGCGGCGCGGACCTGACGCTGCGGATGTGGCTGTTCCCGTGGCTCACGTGGGCCGTGATCCTGTTCATCTGCGGCACGCTGACCGTGATGTTCGTCAGCGAGGAGCACCGGATGGAAGTCGGCGCGACGGCCGTGCTGGCGTTGATCGTGCTGCTCGCGTCGTGGCTGAACAAGCGCGGCCGCGATGCGCGGGCGAACGCGGGGCGCCGGGTGTCGGCGACGTGA
- a CDS encoding glycosyltransferase family 87 protein gives MGTVHGSGSRAVDARRVGTYAAAVLALQIVVLAVWAMRYYGWHDRSSPMVGSDFAIFWAAARVAIEHGAAAIFSPGWMQPIEAALRPFDDFAPWPYPPTFLLVILPFGFVPFVFALVVFATLQIACYAAVVARVVRPLDTQLRVAIAAFPGLLGAALTMQNSFMTVAAAAAALLLLESSPVLAGACIAVLIVKPQFGVLFPLALICGRHWKALISAGAFSTGIVAVSLAAFGVRAWAAFFAFMPAFHHNVVEYGDTLRRAMPSTISLARAAGLSVGPAYAVHAVVGVLAVAAVADVWIRRSRFALRAAALAAGTLLVQPYYVYYDLLWLVLPVAFLLLDARNVPLRRAEIVIVVLAWLAPAQAFVAVISGTGWPVASAMLVALLAMIVRRSREPALVAA, from the coding sequence ATGGGGACGGTGCACGGATCGGGCAGTCGCGCGGTCGACGCGCGGCGCGTCGGCACGTATGCAGCCGCGGTACTCGCGCTGCAGATCGTCGTGCTGGCTGTCTGGGCGATGAGGTACTACGGCTGGCACGATCGCTCGTCCCCGATGGTCGGCTCGGACTTCGCGATTTTCTGGGCGGCGGCCCGTGTCGCGATCGAGCACGGCGCCGCGGCGATCTTCTCGCCCGGGTGGATGCAGCCGATCGAAGCCGCCCTGCGGCCGTTCGACGACTTCGCTCCGTGGCCGTATCCGCCGACGTTCCTGCTCGTCATCCTCCCGTTCGGCTTCGTGCCGTTCGTCTTCGCGCTCGTGGTGTTCGCGACACTGCAGATCGCCTGTTATGCGGCGGTCGTCGCGCGTGTCGTGCGCCCGCTCGACACGCAGCTGCGCGTCGCGATTGCCGCATTTCCGGGGCTGCTCGGCGCGGCGCTCACGATGCAAAATTCCTTCATGACGGTCGCGGCGGCGGCCGCGGCGCTGCTCCTGCTCGAATCGAGCCCGGTTCTGGCGGGCGCATGCATTGCGGTGCTGATCGTGAAGCCGCAATTCGGCGTGCTGTTCCCGTTGGCGCTCATCTGTGGCCGTCACTGGAAGGCGTTGATATCGGCCGGCGCGTTCAGCACCGGCATCGTCGCGGTGTCGCTGGCGGCGTTTGGCGTGCGGGCGTGGGCCGCGTTTTTCGCGTTCATGCCGGCGTTCCACCACAACGTGGTCGAGTACGGCGACACGCTTCGGCGGGCCATGCCGTCGACGATCTCGCTCGCCCGGGCAGCCGGGCTGTCCGTCGGGCCAGCCTATGCCGTGCATGCGGTCGTCGGGGTACTGGCGGTCGCGGCGGTCGCCGACGTCTGGATTCGCCGCTCGCGCTTCGCGCTCCGCGCCGCCGCGCTGGCCGCCGGTACGCTGCTCGTGCAGCCTTACTATGTGTACTACGACCTGCTCTGGCTGGTGTTGCCGGTTGCATTCCTGTTGCTGGACGCGCGGAACGTCCCGTTGCGCCGAGCCGAGATCGTGATCGTCGTGCTGGCCTGGCTCGCGCCGGCGCAGGCCTTCGTCGCGGTGATCAGCGGCACGGGTTGGCCGGTCGCGTCGGCGATGCTCGTCGCGCTGCTCGCGATGATCGTGCGCCGGAGTCGCGAGCCGGCGCTGGTGGCTGCGTAG
- the ychF gene encoding redox-regulated ATPase YchF: MSLKCGIVGLPNVGKSTLFNALTKAGIAAENYPFCTIEPNVGIVEVPDTRLKALSEIVKPERVVPAVVEFVDIAGLVAGASKGEGLGNQFLANIRETDAITHVVRCFEDDNVIHVAGKVSPIDDIEVINTELALADLGTIEKALTRYSKAAKSGNDKEAAKLVAVLEKVRAQLDQGKAVRGLALSDDEQALIKPFCLITAKPAMYVANVKDDGFENNPHLEAVRKYAESENAPVVAVCAAIEAEIADLDDADKEAFLADMGMEEPGLDRVIRAGFKLLGLQTYFTAGVKEVRAWTIHIGDTAPQAAGVIHTDFERGFIRAQTIAFDDFVTYKGEQGAKEAGKMRAEGKEYVVHDGDVMNFLFNV, encoded by the coding sequence ATGAGTCTCAAATGCGGCATCGTCGGCTTGCCCAACGTCGGCAAGTCCACCCTGTTCAATGCGCTGACCAAGGCCGGCATCGCCGCCGAGAACTACCCGTTCTGCACGATCGAGCCGAACGTCGGCATCGTCGAAGTGCCCGATACGCGCCTGAAGGCGCTCTCCGAGATCGTCAAGCCGGAGCGTGTCGTGCCGGCCGTCGTCGAATTCGTCGACATCGCGGGCCTCGTCGCGGGCGCGAGCAAGGGTGAAGGCCTCGGCAACCAGTTCCTCGCGAACATCCGCGAAACCGATGCAATCACGCACGTCGTGCGCTGCTTCGAGGATGACAACGTCATTCACGTTGCCGGCAAGGTCAGCCCGATCGACGACATCGAAGTGATCAACACCGAACTCGCGCTCGCCGACCTCGGCACCATCGAGAAGGCGCTCACGCGCTATTCGAAGGCGGCGAAGTCGGGCAACGACAAGGAAGCGGCGAAACTCGTCGCGGTGCTCGAAAAGGTGCGCGCGCAACTCGACCAGGGCAAGGCCGTGCGCGGCCTCGCGCTGTCGGACGACGAACAGGCATTGATCAAGCCGTTCTGCCTGATCACCGCGAAGCCGGCGATGTACGTCGCCAACGTGAAGGACGACGGCTTCGAGAACAACCCGCACCTCGAGGCGGTGCGCAAGTACGCGGAAAGCGAAAACGCGCCGGTGGTCGCCGTATGCGCGGCGATCGAGGCGGAAATCGCCGATCTCGACGACGCGGACAAGGAAGCATTCCTCGCCGACATGGGCATGGAAGAGCCGGGCCTCGACCGCGTGATCCGCGCGGGCTTCAAGCTGCTCGGCCTGCAGACCTATTTCACCGCCGGCGTGAAGGAAGTGCGCGCGTGGACGATCCACATCGGCGATACCGCTCCGCAAGCGGCCGGCGTGATCCACACCGACTTCGAGCGCGGCTTCATCCGTGCGCAGACGATCGCGTTCGACGACTTCGTCACGTACAAGGGCGAGCAAGGCGCGAAGGAAGCCGGCAAGATGCGCGCGGAAGGGAAGGAATACGTCGTGCACGACGGCGACGTGATGAACTTCCTGTTCAACGTCTGA
- a CDS encoding UbiH/UbiF family hydroxylase, with amino-acid sequence MPAMTAHHSFDVAVVGGGLVGKTAALALTQSGYKTALLAQPATPRPADLAFDTRVYALSSSSQALLERLRVWQALDHGRLAPVYDMRVYGDAHAELHFSAYQASVPQLAWIAESSLVEASLDAALRFQPNLTWFDSRAQGFDVRDDAAVLTLSSGQVLEADLVVGADGAHSWVRSQMGARVERRDYRQTGVVANFKASLPHRETAYQWFHEGEIVALLPLPDGHVSLVWSAHTAHADALLALDPAQLAAEVEHVSHGQVGTLECVTPAAGFPLALQTVDKLIAPRVALVGDAAHLIHPLAGQGMNLGLRDVAALADAIAGKESFRNLGDTVLLRRYERSRREDIRALMVATDGLQRLFAVPGSLAKAVRNAGMAFVGAQPLVKRWLVSAALG; translated from the coding sequence ATGCCCGCCATGACTGCCCACCACTCCTTCGACGTCGCCGTGGTCGGCGGCGGGCTCGTCGGCAAGACGGCCGCGCTCGCGCTGACCCAGTCCGGCTACAAGACAGCCTTGCTCGCCCAGCCGGCCACGCCGCGCCCCGCCGATCTCGCGTTCGACACGCGCGTCTACGCACTGTCGTCCAGTTCGCAGGCGTTGCTCGAGCGGCTGCGGGTCTGGCAGGCGCTCGACCACGGCCGGCTCGCGCCGGTCTACGACATGCGCGTGTATGGCGATGCGCATGCCGAACTGCATTTCTCCGCCTACCAGGCGTCCGTGCCGCAGCTCGCCTGGATCGCCGAATCCTCGCTGGTCGAGGCGTCGCTCGACGCCGCGCTGCGGTTCCAGCCGAACCTCACGTGGTTCGACTCGCGTGCGCAGGGCTTCGACGTGCGCGACGACGCGGCCGTGCTGACGCTGTCGTCGGGCCAGGTGCTCGAAGCCGATCTCGTCGTCGGCGCCGACGGCGCGCATTCGTGGGTGCGCTCCCAAATGGGGGCCAGGGTAGAGCGACGCGACTACCGGCAAACGGGCGTCGTCGCGAACTTCAAGGCATCGTTGCCGCACCGCGAGACCGCGTACCAGTGGTTCCACGAAGGCGAGATCGTCGCGCTGCTGCCGCTGCCGGACGGCCACGTGTCGCTCGTGTGGTCCGCGCACACCGCGCACGCGGACGCACTGCTCGCCCTCGATCCGGCGCAGCTCGCGGCCGAGGTCGAGCACGTGTCGCACGGCCAGGTCGGCACGCTCGAATGCGTGACGCCGGCCGCCGGCTTCCCGCTGGCGCTGCAGACCGTCGACAAGCTGATCGCGCCGCGCGTCGCGCTGGTGGGCGATGCCGCGCACCTGATCCACCCGCTCGCGGGGCAGGGGATGAACCTCGGGCTGCGCGACGTCGCCGCGCTCGCCGACGCGATCGCGGGCAAGGAAAGCTTCCGTAATCTCGGCGATACGGTGCTGCTGCGCCGCTACGAACGTTCGCGCCGCGAGGACATCCGCGCGCTGATGGTCGCCACCGACGGCCTGCAGCGGCTGTTCGCGGTGCCGGGCTCGCTCGCGAAGGCGGTGCGCAATGCGGGCATGGCGTTCGTCGGCGCGCAGCCGCTCGTGAAGCGCTGGCTCGTGTCGGCCGCGCTCGGCTGA
- a CDS encoding DsbC family protein has product MKKTIRIASLALAVTMATLGCTAQADQTTDKLKATLQARLGNDAPIKSVSKSPVAGLYEVNLGSQIIYSDAAGDYVLLGDLVDAKTHKNLTDARLSEINKIDFASLPFANAIKIVKGNGARKIAVFSDPNCPYCKKLETTLQSVDNVTVYTFLYPVLSPDSTAKSKAIWCATDRAKTWESWMLDHRAPSGAGTCDTTALDKNLALGRGMNVTGTPTIFLPDGRRLPGAVSADQLNQALASSK; this is encoded by the coding sequence ATGAAAAAAACGATCCGCATCGCGTCGCTGGCGCTGGCCGTCACGATGGCGACGCTCGGCTGCACCGCGCAGGCCGACCAGACCACCGACAAGCTGAAGGCCACGCTGCAAGCCCGTCTCGGCAACGACGCGCCGATCAAGAGCGTGTCGAAATCGCCGGTCGCAGGCCTTTACGAAGTGAACCTCGGCTCGCAGATCATCTATAGCGACGCGGCGGGCGACTACGTGCTGCTCGGCGATCTCGTCGACGCGAAGACGCACAAGAACCTGACCGACGCCCGCCTGTCCGAAATCAACAAGATCGACTTCGCGAGCCTGCCGTTCGCGAATGCGATCAAGATCGTCAAGGGCAACGGCGCCCGCAAGATCGCGGTGTTCTCCGATCCGAACTGCCCGTACTGCAAGAAGCTCGAGACGACGCTGCAGTCGGTCGACAACGTGACCGTCTACACGTTCCTGTACCCGGTGCTGTCGCCGGATTCGACCGCGAAGTCGAAGGCGATCTGGTGCGCGACCGACCGCGCGAAGACGTGGGAAAGCTGGATGCTCGACCATCGCGCGCCGTCCGGCGCCGGTACCTGCGACACCACCGCGCTCGACAAGAACCTCGCGCTCGGCCGCGGGATGAACGTCACGGGCACGCCGACGATCTTTTTGCCGGACGGCCGCCGCCTGCCGGGCGCGGTATCGGCCGACCAGCTCAACCAGGCGCTCGCCTCGAGCAAGTAA
- a CDS encoding M61 family metallopeptidase has product MTQPIRYSIVPKDLAAHLFEVTVTVAGPDPEGQRFSLPVWIPGSYLVREFARNIVTLRAFNDAGRKVRIAKTDKHTWQAAPVTGALTLRYDVYAWDLSVRSAYLDESGGFFNATAVFLSVAGREDAPCEVDIAKPAGAAFRTWRVGTALPEAGGTRRYGFGAYRAANYDELSDHPVTIGEFALATFDAHGVPHDIVIAGRVTQLDLERLRTDLKRVCEAQIALFEPKSKKAPMDRYVFMTLAVSDGYGGLEHRASTALICNRTDLPVKGRPETTEGYRTYLGLCSHEYFHTWNVKRIKPAAFVPYDLTRENYTSLLWLFEGFTSYYDDLMLVRSGLMSQDDYFAALGRTIGGVLRGTGRLKQSVAESSFDAWIKYYRQDENATNAIVSYYTKGSLVALAFDLAIRAQTRNRKSLDDVMRLLWQRYGRDFYRGKQAGVDENEVEALIEEATGVALGRLFADAVQGTRDLPLAELLAPFGVTLVPDVATGAAAKPTIGARLRGGADCTLAAVYEGGAAHRAGLSAGDTLIAVDGLRVTGTNLDALLARYRPGDKVEIHAFRRDELRTAKLKLDGPEVTRYRLTAAAKPAAATKAREAWLQG; this is encoded by the coding sequence ATGACCCAGCCGATCCGCTATTCGATTGTCCCGAAAGATCTTGCCGCGCACCTGTTCGAAGTGACGGTGACGGTTGCCGGTCCCGATCCCGAAGGCCAGCGTTTCTCGCTGCCGGTATGGATTCCGGGCAGCTATCTCGTGCGCGAGTTCGCGCGCAACATCGTGACGCTGCGCGCGTTCAACGACGCGGGCCGCAAGGTGCGCATCGCGAAGACCGACAAGCACACGTGGCAGGCCGCGCCCGTGACCGGCGCGCTGACGCTGCGCTACGACGTGTATGCATGGGATTTGTCGGTGCGCTCCGCGTATCTCGACGAATCGGGCGGCTTCTTCAACGCGACGGCCGTGTTCCTGAGCGTCGCCGGTCGCGAGGACGCGCCGTGTGAAGTCGACATCGCGAAACCGGCCGGCGCGGCGTTCCGCACGTGGCGCGTCGGCACCGCGCTGCCCGAAGCGGGCGGCACCCGGCGTTACGGGTTCGGCGCGTATCGCGCGGCGAACTATGACGAGCTGTCCGACCATCCGGTGACGATCGGCGAATTCGCGCTCGCGACGTTCGACGCGCACGGCGTGCCGCACGACATCGTGATCGCCGGGCGCGTGACGCAACTCGACCTGGAGCGGCTGCGTACCGATCTGAAGCGTGTGTGCGAAGCGCAGATCGCGCTGTTTGAGCCGAAGTCGAAAAAGGCGCCGATGGATCGCTACGTGTTCATGACGCTCGCGGTCAGCGACGGCTACGGTGGCCTCGAGCATCGCGCATCGACCGCGCTGATCTGCAACCGGACCGACCTGCCGGTGAAGGGGCGACCGGAAACGACGGAAGGCTATCGCACGTATCTCGGCCTCTGCAGCCACGAGTATTTCCACACGTGGAACGTGAAGCGCATCAAGCCGGCGGCGTTCGTGCCGTACGACCTCACGCGCGAGAACTACACGTCGCTGCTGTGGCTGTTCGAGGGCTTCACGTCGTATTACGACGACCTGATGCTGGTGCGCAGCGGGCTGATGTCGCAGGACGACTATTTCGCGGCGCTCGGCCGCACGATCGGCGGCGTGCTGCGCGGCACGGGCCGGCTCAAGCAGAGCGTCGCGGAAAGCTCGTTCGACGCGTGGATCAAGTACTACCGCCAGGACGAGAACGCGACCAACGCGATCGTCAGCTATTACACGAAGGGCTCGCTCGTTGCGCTGGCGTTCGATCTCGCGATCCGCGCGCAGACGCGCAACCGGAAGTCGCTCGACGACGTGATGCGCCTGCTGTGGCAACGCTACGGCCGCGACTTCTATCGCGGCAAGCAGGCGGGTGTGGACGAAAACGAAGTCGAGGCGCTGATCGAGGAGGCGACGGGCGTCGCGCTCGGCCGCCTGTTCGCCGACGCCGTGCAGGGCACGCGCGACCTGCCGCTCGCCGAACTGCTCGCGCCGTTCGGCGTGACGCTGGTCCCCGACGTCGCGACCGGCGCGGCCGCGAAACCGACGATCGGCGCGCGCCTGCGCGGCGGCGCGGACTGCACGTTGGCGGCGGTCTACGAAGGCGGCGCCGCGCATCGCGCGGGGTTGTCGGCCGGCGACACGCTGATCGCGGTCGACGGGCTGCGTGTGACGGGCACGAACCTCGATGCGCTGCTCGCACGCTACCGGCCGGGCGACAAGGTCGAGATTCACGCGTTCCGCCGCGACGAGCTGCGCACCGCGAAGCTGAAGCTCGACGGCCCGGAAGTCACCCGCTACCGGCTGACGGCGGCCGCCAAGCCGGCTGCGGCCACGAAGGCCCGCGAAGCCTGGCTGCAGGGGTAA
- a CDS encoding FMN-dependent NADH-azoreductase: MTTILQINSAARSQGAQSTLLSNELTAKLQQSNPGANVVVRDLLADALPHLDESVLGAFFTPADKRTAEQNAIVAKSDALIAELQAADIIVIGAPMYNFGISSQLKTYFDWIARAGVTFRYTENGPEGLIKGKKVHVVTARGGKYLGTPNDSQTPYLRSFLGFIGLTDVNFIHAEGLNLGPDAQSAALASAREAIAAA, encoded by the coding sequence ATGACGACCATTCTGCAAATCAATTCCGCTGCGCGTTCGCAAGGTGCGCAATCCACGCTGCTGTCCAACGAACTGACCGCAAAGCTGCAACAATCGAACCCCGGCGCGAATGTCGTGGTCCGCGACCTGCTGGCCGATGCGCTGCCGCACCTCGACGAATCGGTGCTCGGCGCGTTCTTCACGCCGGCCGACAAGCGCACCGCGGAACAGAATGCGATCGTCGCGAAGAGCGATGCACTGATCGCCGAGCTGCAAGCCGCCGACATCATCGTGATCGGCGCGCCGATGTACAACTTCGGCATCTCGTCGCAACTGAAGACGTACTTTGACTGGATCGCCCGCGCAGGCGTCACGTTCCGCTACACCGAGAACGGTCCGGAAGGCCTGATCAAGGGCAAGAAGGTTCACGTGGTGACGGCGCGCGGCGGCAAGTACCTGGGTACGCCGAACGACAGCCAGACCCCGTACCTGCGTTCGTTCCTCGGCTTCATCGGCCTGACCGACGTGAATTTCATCCACGCGGAAGGCCTGAACCTCGGCCCGGACGCGCAGAGCGCCGCGCTGGCCAGCGCACGCGAAGCGATCGCCGCCGCGTAA